In Paramormyrops kingsleyae isolate MSU_618 chromosome 5, PKINGS_0.4, whole genome shotgun sequence, one DNA window encodes the following:
- the LOC111833206 gene encoding band 3 anion exchange protein-like → MKDENQQRYWQDSGRWAGYEESYDPEAGGWSPSHIFYLTLKSLVQLCRIMSTGAVMLDQEERSLASIAEKLVDELVDKNEIRPSDREELLKALLQNRSQSEPKETQTLAPGLEMTCSVSGKKDVSDTSEASMVLVGALDFLEKPTVAFVRLKEAAELESALKAPVPVRFVFVLVGPNDNSMDYHEIGRAMATLMADRVFNLAAVQAQNDRDLMEAVAEFMDCSIVIPPTEIQNESVLSSIIGFQKQLLHRRLSPSSPQVSLDLKPHRVTKAERPPAEDPLARTGRPFGGMIKDFKRRYKHYVSDITDGLNLQVLAAIIFIYFAALSPAITFGGLLADKTDNMMGISELLLSTALQGIIFCLIAAQPILVIGFSGPLLVFEEAFFAFCNSQEIEYIVGRVWIGFWLVFIVVLMVAFEGSFLVRFISRFTQEIFSILISLIFIYETFAKLIRVFQQHPLTRNYEYLNRSAGNPFYAAPSRHSGNASTLATLQEKAYPNTALLSMCLMFGCFFIAYFLRQFKNGHFLPGKIRRLIGDFGVPIAIFLMIVVDISIQDVYTQKLLVPKGLTVSNPSARGWVINPLGIKRAFPVWMMIASVIPAMLVFILIFLESQITTLIVSKPERKMVKGSGFHLDLLILVSMGGLGAMLGLPWLSAATVRSVTHANALTVMSKGPKPVIEKVLEQRVSGILVALLVGLSILMEPILKMIPITALFGIFLYMGITSLSGIQLWDRILLLFIPRKYHPQEPYATKVKTNKMHIFTLIQVACLVALWIVKSSPISLALPFILILTIPLRMLMRGRLFTELEMKCLDTDDAKVTFEEEPGHDVYSESQMPL, encoded by the exons GTGCGGTGATGTTGGACCAAGAGGAGCGTAGCCTGGCCAGCATCGCTGAGAAGCTGGTGGATGAGCTTGTGGACAAAAACGAGATCCGGCCCAGTGACCGTGAGGAGCTCCTGAAAGCCTTGCTACAGAACCGGAG TCAGTCTGAGCCAAAAGAGACCCAGACTCTGGCCCCTGGTTTGGAGATGACATGTTCAGTGTCAGGCAAG AAAGATGTATCTGACACCAGTGAAGCTTCAATGGTCCTGGTTG GAGCCCTGGATTTTTTAGAGAAGCCCACTGTAGCTTTCGTGAGGCTGAAGGAGGCGGCGGAGTTGGAATCGGCTTTGAAGGCCCCGGTGCCGGTccgctttgtgtttgtgttggtgGGGCCCAATGACAACAGCATGGACTACCATGAAATCGGACGAGCCATGGCCACATTAATGGCTGACAGG GTGTTCAATTTAGCAGCTGTCCAAGCGCAGAACGATCGTGACCTGATGGAGGCTGTTGCAGAATTCATGGACTGCAGCATCGTGATCCCACCTACTGAGATCCAGAATGAATCAGTGCTGAGCTCCATTATTGGCTTTCAGAAACAGCTTCTGCACCGACGCCTGAGCCCATCCAGCCCCCAGGTCTCCTTGGACTTGAAGCCTCACAGAG TTACAAAAGCAGAGAGACCTCCAGCAGAGGACCCGCTGGCCCGCACAGGCCGGCCATTCGGTGGAATGATCAAGGACTTTAAGAGGCGCTACAAGCACTATGTCAGTGACATCACTGATGGCCTCAATCTCCAGGTCCTAGCTGCTATCATCTTCATCTACTTTGCTGCTCTGTCTCCTGCCATCACGTTTGGaggtctgttgg CTGATAAAACAGATAACATGATGGGCATATCCGAGCTGCTGCTGTCTACTGCTCTACAGGGAATAATCTTCTGTCTCATCGCTGCTCAGCCAATCCTGGTCATCGGCTTTTCTGGACCCTTGTTGGTCTTTGAGGAGGCCTTTTTTGCG TTCTGCAACTCACAAGAGATCGAGTACATTGTGGGCCGAGTGTGGATTGGCTTTTGGCTGGTGTTTATCGTGGTATTAATGGTGGCATTCGAGGGCAGCTTTCTGGTCAGGTTCATTTCACGCTTCACACAAGAGATCTTCTCCATCTTAATATCCCTCATCTTCATCTATGAGACCTTTGCCAAACTCATCAGG GTTTTTCAGCAGCACCCACTGACTCGTAACTATGAATATCTGAACAGGAGTGCAGGGAATCCCTTTTACGCTGCCCCTAGCCGTCACTCTGGCAACGCCTCCACCCTGGCTACACTCCAGGAAAAAGCATATCCCAACACTGCCTTGCTCTCCATGTGCCTAATGTTTGGGTGTTTCTTCATTGCGTATTTCCTCAGACAGTTCAAAAATGGACATTTCCTAccaggcaag ATCCGCCGCTTGATTGGAGACTTTGGTGTCCCTATTGCCATTTTCTTAATGATTGTTGTGGACATCAGCATTCAAGATGTTTACACTCAG AAACTTCTGGTGCCCAAAGGTCTGACAGTGTCCAACCCCAGTGCAAGGGGGTGGGTAATCAACCCATTGGGGATAAAGAGAGCTTTCCCTGTCTGGATGATGATAGCCAGTGTCATCCCAGCGATGCTCGTCTTTATCCTCATATTCCTAGAGTCTCAGATCACTAC ACTGATTGTGAGCAAGCCAGAGCGGAAGATGGTGAAGGGCTCGGGATTCCACCTCGACCTGCTAATTCTAGTCAGCATGGGGGGCCTTGGTGCCATGTTAGGGTTGCCCTggctgagtgctgccactgtcCGTTCAGTCACTCATGCCAATGCTCTGACTGTCATGAGCAAAGGACCAAAACCAGTGATTGAAAAAGTTCTGGAGCAGAGAGTAAGCGGCATATTGGTAGCTCTGCTGGTCG GTCTGTCGATTTTAATGGAgcctattttaaaaatgatccCCATAACAGCTCTGTTTGGGATATTTCTCTACATGGGTATTACCTCACTCAGTGGAATCCAGCTTTGGGACCGCATACTGCTGCTTTTCATACCCAGAAAGTATCATCCTCAGGAACCATATGCCACCAAG GTGAAGACCAATAAGATGCACATATTTACTTTGATCCAAGTAGCATGTTTGGTGGCACTGTGGATAGTGAAATCCAGCCCCATCTCCCTGGCTCTGCCCTTCATCCTCATCCTCACCATTCCCCTGCGCATGTTAATGAGAGGCCGCCTCTTCACTGAGCTGGAAATGAAATGT CTGGATACTGATGATGCCAAGGTAACATTTGAGGAGGAGCCAGGACATGATGTGTACAGTGAATCCCAGATGCCACTATAG
- the LOC111833202 gene encoding nucleolar transcription factor 1-like, which translates to MNGEMETSAKDQGWGKDDLLKLLDGMKGNLPQNDISKYKTAESHLDWEKVAFNHYSAEMCKQKWLEVSREVRKFRTLSELIVDAQDYIKNPYKGKNLKKHPDFPKKPLTPYFRFFMEKRAKYAKLHPEMSNLDLTKILSKKYRELPDRKKAKYMEDFQKEKELFEQNMGKFREDHPDLMENMKNMKRSDVPEKPKTPQQLWYNHEKKAFLKAHADATTKEIKESLGKQWTQLSDKKRLKWINKSLEQQKQYEESMREFIQQHPELNMSQESLNKSTLTKAERQLKDKFDGRPTKPPPNGYSMFCAELMSTMKDVPSTARMVICSQQWKLLKQNEKDSYQKRCEQKKKEYEIEMNRFLCSIPEEEQQRVLGEDKMLGFNKKGGSSPSSKKTSKTKGGLNKPKRPISAMFIFSEEKRPKLHQERPELSDSELTRMLARMWNELSSKKKEKYKRLEAALKAESEKKEQEERSRLPESPKTAQDIWQLSVIGDYLARFKSDRAKAQKAMEMTWNTMEKKEKIVWIKKAAEDQKRYERELSEMRSPAAVVTSGKKMKFEGEPKRPPSNGYQKFSQELLSGGELNHLPMKARMGEIGGRWQRLPQKEKDRYKKMAEEKQKQYKGQLEHWLKTLSSHERAMYIEYHSNKRKSTGKPGGTNIKLKAGGSRKSDSEDDDDDDDDDDDDDDDDDKASSDESSSEEDSEEEDDDDEEENEEEDDDEAEDKENKSGSSSSGSSSEDSSDSDSD; encoded by the exons ATGAATGGAGAAATGGAAACATCCGCTAAAGATCAAG GCTGGGGCAAGGATGATTTGCTGAAGTTGCTGGATGGCATGAAGGGAAATCTCCCACAGAATGACATCAGTAAATACAAAACTGCAGAGTCTCACCTGGATTGGGAGAAAGTGGCCTTCAATCACTATTCTGCAGAGATGTGCAAGCAGAAGTGGCTGGAGGTGTCCCGTGAG GTACGCAAGTTTCGTACATTATCTGAGCTGATTGTAGATGCCCAGGACTATATCAAGAACCCATACAAGGGAAAGAATCTGAAG AAACATCCAGATTTCCCAAAGAAGCCTCTCACACCGTACTTCCGGTTCTTCATGGAGAAAAGGGCAAAGTATGCCAAGCTACACCCTGAAATGAGCAATCTGGATCTCACCAAGATCCTTTCAAAGAAGTACAGGGAGCTCCCTGACCGCAAGAAG GCAAAGTACATGGAAGACTTTCAGAAAGAAAAGGAGTTATTTGAACAGAACATGGGAAAATTCAG GGAGGACCACCCAGACCTGATGGAGAACATGAAGAACATGAAGCGCTCAGACGTACCAGAGAAGCCCAAGACTCCACAGCAGCTCTGGTACAACCATGAGAAGAAAGCCTTCCTCAAGGCGCATGCAGAC GCTACAACAAAGGAGATCAAAGAAAGCTTGGGGAAACAGTGGACACAGCTGTCGGACAAGAAGAGACTGAAATGGATCAACAAGTCTCTGGAGCAGCAGAAACAGTACGAG GAATCAATGCGTGAGTTCATCCAGCAGCACCCAGAACTGAATATGTCCCAGGAGAGCCTCAATAAGTCCACACTGACCAAGGCCGAAAGGCAGTTGAAGGACAAGTTTGACGGCAGGCCCACAAAACCTCCACC AAATGGGTATTCCATGTTCTGTGCGGAGTTGATGTCCACCATGAAGGATGTTCCAAGCACCGCACGCATGGTCATTTGCAGTCAGCAGTGGAAGCTCCTCAAACAGAATGAGAAGGACAGTTACCAGAAACGCTGTGAACAG aaaaagaaagagtatGAAATTGAAATGAACCGCTTTCTTTGT AGTATACCTGAAGAGGAGCAGCAGCGTGTTCTGGGTGAGGATAAGATGCTTGGGTTCAACAAGAAAGGAGGAAGCAGCCCCTCTTCTAAGAAAACCTCCAAGACAAAG GGTGGCCTGAACAAGCCTAAGCGGCCCATCTCCGCCATGTTCATCTTCTCAGAGGAGAAACGGCCAAAGCTGCATCAGGAGCGGCCCGAACTGTCGGACAGCGAGCTGACTCGCATGCTGGCTCGCATGTGGAACGAGCTCTCCAGCAAGAAGAAG GAAAAGTACAAACGTCTGGAAGCAGCTCTGAAGGCCGAATCAGAGaagaaggagcaggaggagcGTAGCCGGCTGCCTGAGTCACCCAAGACGGCCCAGGACATCTGGCAGCTGAGCGTGATTGGGGACTACCTAGCTAGGTTCAAA AGTGACCGGGCAAAGGCCCAGAAAGCCATGGAGATGACCTGGAACACCATGGAGAAGAAGGAGAAGATTGTATGGATTAAGAAGGCAGCAGAAGACCAAAAAAGATACGAG AGGGAGCTCAGCGAGATGCGCTCTCCAGCTGCAGTTGTCACCTCAGGGAAGAAAATGAAGTTTGAGGGTGAACCGAAGAGGCCACCATC GAACGGCTACCAGAAGTTCTCTCAAGAGCTGCTGTCGGGCGGGGAGCTAAACCACTTGCCCATGAAGGCACGCATGGGGGAAATCGGGGGGCGCTGGCAGAGGTTACCGCAGAAAGAGAAGGACCGCTATAAGAAGATGGCAGAGGAGAAGCAAAAACAGTACAAGGGGCAGCTGGAACACTGGCTCAAG ACCTTGTCATCACACGAGAGAGCCATGTATATAGAATATCATTCAAAT AAGCGCAAAAGCACAGGAAAACCAGGAGGAACAAATATTAAGTTAAAGGCTGGAGGCTCCAGGAAATCA GACTCagaagatgatgatgacgacgacgatgatgatgacgacgatgatgatgacgatgataaGGCATCATCTGATGAGTCATCCAGTGAGGAGGATagtgaggaagaggatgacGATGATGAAGAAGAG AACGAGGAGGAAGATGACGATGAGGCTGAggataaagaaaataaatctgGGAGCAGCAGCAGCGGCTCGAGCTCGGAAGATTCCTCGGACTCTGATTCAGACTGA